Below is a genomic region from Ketogulonicigenium vulgare WSH-001.
CATGGCATGGGGCGGCGCGGCGGGATGGGCGATGATAATCCGCCCCTGCCCCGAAAGCCCCGCGCCGATCACGCTGGCAGGCAGCGCCGACGACGACGAGGCAAGGATCACATTCATCGGGCAGATGGCATCCAGCTGGGCGAACAGCGCCTGTTTGACAGCCAGATCCTCGGCGATAGATTCCTGCACATAGCTGACATCAGTGGCGAAATCCGACAGGCTGCTGGCCACGCGCAGCTTTCCCTGCGCAGTCAGGCCACTGTCATGCAAGATGCCAAGAATGCGCGCCTCTAGCACCTCTATGTCCAGCCCAGCGTCATAGGCCAGCACATCTTGACCATGCGCCAGATGCACCGCTGCCCAAGACGCCCCAATAATGCCGCAACCGACGATCCCGATCATAATGCGCGCCTATTGAATGGGGGAAAAGCTGGTCGGCCGCATCAGCCGCGTTTGCTGATGGTCGATCAGATGCAGCACGCGCTGCAAATAGTCCTGCCAGCGGGGATCTTGCATCATCCGGTCGCGCTGCTGCAGCCGCGTATCCATGCTGTCGAAACCCCAGATCGCGACAACACCGTTCAATTCGCCCACTTCGGTCAGGAAATAGCCAATGAAATCTTGCAGATACTCGCGTTGGATCGGCAGGCCGAATTCGTGATAGATCGCGGCAAACTGCGCTGCGAGACCGGGTTTGATCCGATAGTGGCGTTCTTCGATAATGCGCATGTCAGGCCTTTGGGGGTGCGAATACGGTCTGCGCCTCGATCTGGGCGACATTTTCGGGGCGCGGGAATGGCGCGGGCGCAGGCTCTCCTGCCGCGCGCGGGCGACCGATAGCGGCAAAAAACGGCTCGAGGCCCGCAGGCATCAACAGCCAGAAAAACGTCAGCGGCTGATCGCCATCATTCACAAACGAATGGCGACGGTTCTTGCCGATATAGACGGTGGTGCCGGGGGTGCCGCGATGCACTTCGGCCCCGTCATCCAGTTCGATCCGGCCGGTGCCCGAGACGAAATGGATCACTTCCTCGTTCTTGTCATGCGCATGGGGGCGCACAAAGCAGCCGCCGGGCGCGATGGTCTGCATCCCGACGCCAAAGGGGGTTTCGGCCCCGACATCGGCATCTGTCATAATGCAGGTGACATAACCATTGGCGGGCACCGGCTGCCAATAGCTGGCCGCATCGGCCAATTGGCGCACCAGCGCCCCGCCGGCGGGCGGCGTTTCAGTCGTCGTCACTGTCATTTCCTTCTGAAAGATCAATCACCCGCAGCTCGGCCGAGGATTTTGAGATCACATGCAGCAGCCCGTCCGCGATCGCGCGGCGTAGGGCGCCGGTGCGTTTGCCGACATGTTGCTGCATCAGGCTGGCCGCCCGATCCGCATCACGCGCGATCAAGGCGCTGATGATCTGCGCATGTTCGTCAAATGTATTTTTGCGCGCATCACCCTGCAGCACTGCCCAGCGCACCAGATAGACGCGGTCGTTGATATCGGCGACAAGACGGGCGAATTCGTCGTTCTGCGTCAGGCGGGCAAGGCGTTCGTGAAAGATGATATCCTGCGCCAGCAGATCCTCGGGTTCGGCATGGGCATAGTTTTCCAGCACATTCTGCCAAAACCCTTGCAGGTCGATCAATTCGGCGTCGCTGGCACGCGCGACCACCAGCCGCGCAATCGCTCCTTCCAGAACTTC
It encodes:
- a CDS encoding cupin domain-containing protein: MTTTETPPAGGALVRQLADAASYWQPVPANGYVTCIMTDADVGAETPFGVGMQTIAPGGCFVRPHAHDKNEEVIHFVSGTGRIELDDGAEVHRGTPGTTVYIGKNRRHSFVNDGDQPLTFFWLLMPAGLEPFFAAIGRPRAAGEPAPAPFPRPENVAQIEAQTVFAPPKA
- a CDS encoding GntR family transcriptional regulator, producing the protein MVDIIHRHLRRMVVEFDLRPGERLNEQVLCAQLEIGRTPLREAINRLVAEKLVVARPNKGFYVRDVNPEEIAHLFEVREVLEGAIARLVVARASDAELIDLQGFWQNVLENYAHAEPEDLLAQDIIFHERLARLTQNDEFARLVADINDRVYLVRWAVLQGDARKNTFDEHAQIISALIARDADRAASLMQQHVGKRTGALRRAIADGLLHVISKSSAELRVIDLSEGNDSDDD
- a CDS encoding NIPSNAP family protein, whose product is MRIIEERHYRIKPGLAAQFAAIYHEFGLPIQREYLQDFIGYFLTEVGELNGVVAIWGFDSMDTRLQQRDRMMQDPRWQDYLQRVLHLIDHQQTRLMRPTSFSPIQ